Part of the Saccharomyces paradoxus chromosome XI, complete sequence genome, GTTTGACACTTTTGGATAATTATAATGTAAAAGTTTTCGTTATGCACTATGTACTGAATAAATACAGACTAGGTCCATACGCTTATATCGTTTATACATATGAACTTTTCTGTAACAGAATAAATCACGTAAAATTTCGCACCGAACTTTCGTAGATGAGAGAGCAAAAAccagaaaaaagagaaagaacaTATAGTGGCACTTGGTTAGCatatttaaaataaaactcCCGAGAACCAGGAAAGAGTAGTTGGAGTGTGATGACGGATGAAAAAGTGAATTCAGACCAAAATATGAACGGCAAGCAGGGTGTTAATTTAGTTTCATCTTTGCCTACCACACAAGTGCCGGTTTCAATTTTGACTAACAAGGAGAGGAGAAAAAGTGTTCACGATgaatcaaattttgaaagaactgATGGCCACAACGATCAATCAAGGTCCAACTCtaataggaaaaatatttacaagaACGATTACAGTACAAATTTGAGGGATTTCTCTTTTGCcaatttgaaacaaaataatgaaagGGCTAAAGATGGCCATGAAATACAGATCAATACAAACATGTCACCCAATACTAATGGCCAGCAAAACAGCTTTTCACCTTCTTTACCTTCTGCTGTTTCATTTACGGTGCCTGAAGTGGAAAGGTTGCCGTACCATAGATATTCGATTTCCAATAAACCTGGaaagcagcagcagcagcagcaacaacaacaacagcaacaacagcaacaacaacaacaacaacaacaacaacaacaacaacaacagcagcagcagcaacagcaacaacagcaacagcaacaacagcaacagcaacaacagcaacagcaacaacagcaacaacagcaacaacagcaacaacaacaacaacaacaacaacaacaaaaggtAAAACTACAGGAACAACATCAGCGAGCCAAACAGCAAGAGAGAGAGGTGAAGCAAATTAAGGGTCAAGCgcaaaaaaagcaaaatgaAAGACAACAATTGATAgacaaaaaggaaagaatagCGAACACCATATTCATGGAAAATACTACCACTGATGGCGCTGACACTAGGAAATATCCGGCATCGAATGGCACGAGCAATAGTGAGGATGAAATAGATTCGCCTTcgatggaaaaaaattctatcGTCCATATGCCAGGTGATTTTATCTATTTCAATCCAAAGTCAAACACTTCTAAACCCATGGCTGCGAAAGCGGCTGCATCATCGGCAAACAACTCCatacataaaaataaggaAGTTATCACTGCACCCACAGGCCCTCGTGTACCCTTTACAGAGTTCTTCCAGAAGGAAGATGACAAGAAATTCCACATTCTAATTGGTGCAACGGGTTCAGTTGCTACAATAAAGGTACCTCTAATTATTGATAAACTATTCAAGATATATGGACCTGAGAAGATTTCTATTCAGTTGATTGTCACGAAACCTGCTGAGCATTTCTTGAAAGGGCTGAAGATGTCAACACATGTTAAAATTTGGAGGGAGGAAGACGCATGGGTATTTGACGCTGTGAATAGGAACGATAACAGCTTGAACCTGAACTTGATATTGCACCATGAATTGAGAAAATGGGCTGATATCTTTCTGATTGCGCCCTTGTCAGCTAACACACTCGCCAAACTGGCCAATGGTATATGTAACAATTTGTTGACTTCTGTGATGAGAGATTGGTCACCGCTGACCCCAGTTTTGATTGCGCCTGCAATGAATACATTCATGTATATTAATCCTATGACAAAGAAGCATCTGACGAGTCTAGTACAAGACTATCCATTCATCCAAGTTTTAAAACCCGTGGAGAAGGTATTAATCTGTGGGGATATTGGTATGGGTGGTATGAGAGAATGGACAGATATTGTAGAGATTGTCAGGAGGAGAATTAATGAAATAAGGAAGGCTAGAGACGAAGAAACTGGTGACAAAGAGCAGGAGCAAGAAGAGCAGGAGGGCATTGACAACGAGGATGATGACGGGGACGATGAtgaggaggaggaggacGAAGAGGAGGATGCAGCTCTAAATGAAACAGCATCGGACGAGAGTAATGACGAGgaagacgaagacgaagacgaagatgatgagAATGACGTGAAAACTGAAGTTCAAATGCATtaaaagagaatattttgtGTTATGATTACTGTGTTTCGTTCCTGGTTTCTAAATTGAGTGCCTAAATAAGatcaaaataaatatgTATGTAGAAACTAGGGAGTGTATGTTTGTATTTACAGGAATAGTTGTAATTCAAAAGCCTAAAGATCTCCAGAACCTCAACCTAAAACCCTCAAAACTGTTCAATTTTGGTCTAACGTCGAGATAAATAAGTggctgttgctgctgtttTGTATCGTTTAGATCAGTGGAATAAAAATCGATTACGTAGTCGACGGTTTTACCGCATCTGTCTATTTGCCAGTCATGTCTATCAAAAGGTTTGGCCAGGTGCAAGATACGGGACCTAAACCAGGCTCTTGGTGTTAGTTTTTTAGAATCacctttgaaatttgtCAGTTTGATACCGCCACACGCTTCACCGCCCTGCTTGTCCTCCCAGCCCTTAATGTAGTTCCAAACCCGCTCGTTGATGGAGTTGTGTAAAGGCACAACCACCTTCATATCATCGGAGTTTGGAtcccaattttttttcatcattgcCTCGTAAAATTGCTTCTCCGATGGGTATATCCAGTTTCTATCAGAATTGGTCCTTGGTATGGTCGAAACCTCTCTGGACTGAGATAAATTCACGTCGGTTTCATATTGGGGGTTGTTGTCATTCTCTTGTGGGTTTGCAGAGCACTCCAGCTGATTGCTTGAGGTAGTGGCTCCAGGATGCGCTTCGTTGCCATGTTCTCTTAGCCATAGCTTTTTGGTTTCCTCATCTACGGGGCATTTCCCCTGTTGGTCTGAAGAGATCATGATATGTAAAagagagaagaaagaaaacacGAAAACTAGTAAACTACTATCACTATAAAAATGTGATGCTTAAGCCTTTGGCCTCTGCAATACTACTGATTGCTCCTTTCCCTGATTAGTAAGCTATACCATTTATGCTACATCTTTTTGGAAGTAAAGGCTTACAAACATCGGAAACCTGGACCTTTGATTTCGAGGAAAACGGCCATTACCCGCCGTTACCCGCCGTTAgtccctttttttcattggaGGCCAGCCCAGAACTAGCCGCTATTTTAGTCATTACCATAGCCATGTGTAAGGATGCGATGCAATGAATACAAAGAGGTGTCATATATAAACAACAACATCTACAACCGAACAGctatacatttttttgtttactGGAACAActacaaaaagaaaaataagtaaagaaaaaaataacatgTCACTACAAAGCAATAGTGTAAAACCAACAGAGATTCCTCTATCAGAAATCAGACGCCCCCTGGCGCCCGTATTAGATCCTCAGAAGATCGACGCGATGGTGGCCACAATGAAGGGGATTCCCACCGCTAGCAAGACGTGCTCGCTAGAACAGGCTGAGGCGGCTGCCTCAGCCAAAGAGCTGCCGCCCGTGGATGTGTTGGGCGTGCGAGCCCAGGGACAGACACTATATTATGCCTTCGGCGGCTGCCACCGTCTACAGGCATACGACCGCCGGGCCCGCGAAACGCAGAACGTCGCCTTCCCCGTGCGCTGCAGGGTGCTACCGGCCACCCCCCGCCAAATCCGCATGTACCTGGGCAGCAGTCTCGACATCGAATAATGATTAGGTTAATCCTACATAAGAGGTATAGATAAATAGTAATTTACTAATTCAAAATCCCTCAATTCAGTCAATTCCATATATTGCAAACAGCACAGGCGTTGCCGGTTTGTGCGACCCTCGGCGCCGGAAAGGTTACAAGGGACCTGGCGGTTGGGCCTTCCTACCACCTTCCCCCCCCCTTCTCGGCATTCGCTCGGCGCTCATTGGCTCAGTCACGCGCCAAGCAGAATTTCagaaaaaccaaaaaaaaagttgccATAATACAAAGGCGAATATcacaatatatatatagctTGCGCTTTGAAAAGAACTGTTAGTACGCATTGGGTGTTTGTACTGCGTTCTATCACTCAAGATACCGAATACgcatatacatatacaacatatatatacgtatacATCCacagaaaggaaaaaaaaaattcaaaaagaaaaggaaagaacCATACACAATGTTATCAAGAGTAGCTAAGCGTGCGTTTTCCTCCACAGTTGCCAACCCCTATAAAGTCACAGTTTTGGGCGCAGGCGGTGGTATTGGACAACCATTGTCCTTGCTTCTAAAGCTTAACCACAAAGTCACCGACTTGAGATTGTACGATTTGAAGGGCGCTAAAGGTGTTGCAACGGATTTGTCTCATATTCCAACAAACTCCGTCGTCAAGGGGTTTACTCCAGAAGAACCAGACGGATTGAGCAACGCTCTAAAAGGCACAGATATGGTCTTAATCCCTGCTGGTGTGCCTAGAAAGCCTGGTATGACACGTGACGACCTGTTCGCCATCAACGCAAGCATCGTTCGCGATTtggcagcagcagcagccgAATCTGCTCCTAATGCAGCCATCTTGGTCATTTCTAACCCAGTCAACTCTACTGTTCCAATTGTCGCCCAAGTCTTGAAGAACAAGGGTGTTTACAACCCAAAGAAGTTATTCGGTGTGACCACCCTGGACTCTATCAGAGCCGCCAGATTCATCTCTGAAGTGGAAAACACCGATCCAACTCAGGAAAGAGTTAACGTCATCGGTGGCCACTCTGGTATTACCATCATCCCCCTGATTTCCCAAACAAACCACAAGTTGATGTCTGACGACAAGAGACACGAATTGATTCATAGAATACAATTTGGTGGTGACGAAGTCGTCAAAGCCAAGAATGGTGCTGGCTCTGCCACGTTGTCAATGGCCCATGCTGGTGCTAAATTTGCCAACGCTGTCTTGTCCGGCTTCAAAGGCGAAAAAGACGTCATCGAACCTTCCTTTGTGGACTCTCCCTTATTCAAATCTGAAGGTATCGAATTCTTTGCATCTCCAGTCACTTTAGGCCCAGATGGTATAGAAAAGATTCACCCAATAGGCGAACTAtcttcagaagaagaagaaatgctacaaaaatgtaaagaaactttgaagaagaatatcGAAAAGGGTGTCAGCTTTGTTGCTAGTAAATAGACTGTTCAAGAACAAAacgaaatgaaaaaaataggaaaataaaaaaaacaacaatagaAGACTACTCTCCATGAGATCACgatatcttttttatttaattctttattatatttaacCAATTGAAAGGAAGGAAACTACTAAacgaaagagaaaatattcatGCTATTTGTTACTCCTACACCTTTTCTCCTCCCGCGAACCgggaaaaacaaaaaagattCAATAGGCGCGCGCGGTGTGATGAttatgatgatgatgatgatgatgatgatgatgattaACTGAACGATTCGATTTACAGGTTTCTTTacacatacatatataatataaacAATTACGTACAGCTTAAAATACGTGCATATAAATGATTGAAACAGCCATTTATGGCAAGACGGTGGATGACCAATCTCGGTGTGTCCACTGGCACCTCCCAAAGGATGTAATTGCCATCAAGTTTAAATGCTGTGATAGGTACTATGCGTGTTTTGAATGTCACCAGGAGCTGAATTCTCATCCAATAGAAAGATACGACCTCCGTGACGATGCAAATAAATACTTGATTATTTGCGGAGTTTGCCGTCACGAAATGACGTTCGCAGAGTACCATGACAACAACTCAAACCTTATTTGCCCCAGCTGCGCATCTCCTTTTAATCCAGGCTGTAAACTGCACTACCATTTGTATTTCCGGAACCCCCCCTCTGTTATGTGTTGAGCATTGTTCCATGAATGCATCTTACACTCTGTTgttctcttcttgttgAGGAAAAATGCGATgatgtatatatatctgtatatatatgttcacatatatatatatatatatatatatctattattgttgtt contains:
- the CAB3 gene encoding phosphopantothenoylcysteine decarboxylase complex subunit CAB3 (Subunit of PPCDC and CoA-SPC complexes involved in CoA biosynthesis~similar to YKL088W), yielding MTDEKVNSDQNMNGKQGVNLVSSLPTTQVPVSILTNKERRKSVHDESNFERTDGHNDQSRSNSNRKNIYKNDYSTNLRDFSFANLKQNNERAKDGHEIQINTNMSPNTNGQQNSFSPSLPSAVSFTVPEVERLPYHRYSISNKPGKQQQQQQQQQQQQQQQQQQQQQQQQQQQQQQQQQQQQQQQQQQQQQQQQQQQQQQQQQQQQQQQQQQKVKLQEQHQRAKQQEREVKQIKGQAQKKQNERQQLIDKKERIANTIFMENTTTDGADTRKYPASNGTSNSEDEIDSPSMEKNSIVHMPGDFIYFNPKSNTSKPMAAKAAASSANNSIHKNKEVITAPTGPRVPFTEFFQKEDDKKFHILIGATGSVATIKVPLIIDKLFKIYGPEKISIQLIVTKPAEHFLKGLKMSTHVKIWREEDAWVFDAVNRNDNSLNLNLILHHELRKWADIFLIAPLSANTLAKLANGICNNLLTSVMRDWSPLTPVLIAPAMNTFMYINPMTKKHLTSLVQDYPFIQVLKPVEKVLICGDIGMGGMREWTDIVEIVRRRINEIRKARDEETGDKEQEQEEQEGIDNEDDDGDDDEEEEDEEEDAALNETASDESNDEEDEDEDEDDENDVKTEVQMH
- the CYT2 gene encoding cytochrome c1 heme lyase CYT2 (Cytochrome c1 heme lyase~similar to YKL087C), with the protein product MISSDQQGKCPVDEETKKLWLREHGNEAHPGATTSSNQLECSANPQENDNNPQYETDVNLSQSREVSTIPRTNSDRNWIYPSEKQFYEAMMKKNWDPNSDDMKVVVPLHNSINERVWNYIKGWEDKQGGEACGGIKLTNFKGDSKKLTPRAWFRSRILHLAKPFDRHDWQIDRCGKTVDYVIDFYSTDLNDTKQQQQPLIYLDVRPKLNSFEGFRLRFWRSLGF
- the SRX1 gene encoding sulfiredoxin (Sulfiredoxin~similar to YKL086W), giving the protein MSLQSNSVKPTEIPLSEIRRPLAPVLDPQKIDAMVATMKGIPTASKTCSLEQAEAAASAKELPPVDVLGVRAQGQTLYYAFGGCHRLQAYDRRARETQNVAFPVRCRVLPATPRQIRMYLGSSLDIE
- the MDH1 gene encoding malate dehydrogenase MDH1 (Mitochondrial malate dehydrogenase~similar to YKL085W), producing the protein MLSRVAKRAFSSTVANPYKVTVLGAGGGIGQPLSLLLKLNHKVTDLRLYDLKGAKGVATDLSHIPTNSVVKGFTPEEPDGLSNALKGTDMVLIPAGVPRKPGMTRDDLFAINASIVRDLAAAAAESAPNAAILVISNPVNSTVPIVAQVLKNKGVYNPKKLFGVTTLDSIRAARFISEVENTDPTQERVNVIGGHSGITIIPLISQTNHKLMSDDKRHELIHRIQFGGDEVVKAKNGAGSATLSMAHAGAKFANAVLSGFKGEKDVIEPSFVDSPLFKSEGIEFFASPVTLGPDGIEKIHPIGELSSEEEEMLQKCKETLKKNIEKGVSFVASK
- the HOT13 gene encoding Hot13p (Zinc-binding mitochondrial intermembrane space (IMS) protein~similar to YKL084W), yielding MIETAIYGKTVDDQSRCVHWHLPKDVIAIKFKCCDRYYACFECHQELNSHPIERYDLRDDANKYLIICGVCRHEMTFAEYHDNNSNLICPSCASPFNPGCKLHYHLYFRNPPSVMC